Proteins co-encoded in one Arthrobacter alpinus genomic window:
- a CDS encoding LysE family translocator, which translates to MTFVSLLAFAGLCLMLALIPGPDTFMVLRISLNRVGAGISAAAGSGTGALVWAALVGFGLAAILEQSAEVFRWIKIAGGLYLLYLGISSFLKARKAAKAGIAAGGDGHQPLVYSKRAGYGAGVVSTLLNPKVGLFYLAVVPQFIPQGANTLAIAMILGLTLAIIGFLYLATIAFLAYRAMKWLRKPKVNTLIERISSGILAVLGVGVVASGATS; encoded by the coding sequence ATGACCTTTGTTTCCCTCTTGGCCTTTGCCGGACTGTGCCTCATGCTGGCCCTCATTCCCGGACCTGACACCTTTATGGTGCTGCGCATTTCATTGAACCGAGTGGGCGCGGGCATTTCTGCGGCCGCCGGTTCCGGCACGGGCGCATTGGTCTGGGCGGCCTTGGTGGGCTTTGGCTTGGCCGCCATTTTGGAACAGTCCGCGGAGGTATTCCGCTGGATCAAGATTGCCGGTGGTTTGTACCTGCTCTACTTGGGAATCTCCTCATTTTTGAAGGCGCGCAAGGCCGCCAAAGCCGGGATTGCCGCGGGCGGCGACGGTCACCAACCGCTGGTCTACAGCAAGCGTGCCGGCTATGGCGCCGGCGTCGTATCCACCCTGCTCAACCCCAAAGTGGGCCTATTCTACCTAGCCGTTGTTCCCCAGTTCATCCCTCAGGGCGCCAACACCCTGGCTATTGCCATGATTCTGGGACTCACCTTGGCGATCATCGGTTTCCTCTACCTAGCCACCATCGCATTCCTCGCCTATCGGGCCATGAAATGGCTGCGCAAGCCCAAGGTCAATACCCTCATTGAACGCATCAGCAGCGGCATCTTGGCCGTGCTGGGCGTGGGCGTGGTGGCCTCCGGGGCCACCAGCTAG
- a CDS encoding VOC family protein — protein sequence MTEIPLGTLHHVELWVPDFARATDEWGWLLSSLGYESFQTWPNGRSWKQGATYIVVEESPALSARIHQRTAPGLNHLAFHAGTADHVDALSMEGVEHGWKALFADKYPHAGGAGHYAAYLENSAGFEVELIAST from the coding sequence ATGACTGAGATTCCTCTGGGCACGTTGCACCATGTTGAACTGTGGGTACCTGACTTTGCACGGGCCACTGATGAATGGGGCTGGCTACTTTCCAGCCTTGGCTACGAGTCCTTTCAAACGTGGCCGAACGGACGCAGCTGGAAACAAGGCGCTACCTACATAGTCGTGGAAGAGTCCCCGGCTCTGAGCGCGCGAATTCATCAGCGGACGGCTCCTGGATTGAACCACTTGGCTTTCCACGCAGGCACGGCAGATCATGTTGACGCTCTCTCAATGGAGGGAGTTGAGCACGGTTGGAAAGCACTGTTCGCAGACAAATATCCCCATGCTGGCGGCGCCGGACACTACGCTGCATACTTGGAAAATTCTGCTGGTTTCGAAGTCGAGCTCATTGCCAGCACGTGA
- a CDS encoding NAD(P)/FAD-dependent oxidoreductase, translating into METHVLIIGGGIAGLSLAWQLAPAFPVIVVEAEETLAYHTSSRSARQMQPSYGPAPIQELTHRSIALVEQISAGLSSPILMPRLMMTLGTEAQVQALVDTHTSLTALDHAQTMHRSPDLRPETFEAAALDETAREVDVPALLDFYRREAVAAGAVVLTGHAVTEVEAAGTGFTATAGGQKFTARIVVNAAGAWADDVARMAGARPRGLRPYRRSVAIVPTQFPVDPAGPMVEPADESFYYRPDGGHLLISPCESVLAEPGDAQVVEADIAQLIQRIDAVTTLGITGVVRAWTGLRTQPADGLPVVGMDADVPNFFWLAGQSGYGIQTSAALATMAAQLVTGTLPDEDSALAASLSPQRAGLN; encoded by the coding sequence ATGGAAACGCATGTATTGATCATTGGTGGCGGCATTGCTGGACTGTCTCTGGCGTGGCAGTTGGCGCCGGCTTTCCCCGTTATTGTGGTGGAAGCCGAGGAAACGCTGGCCTATCACACCTCCTCGCGCTCGGCCCGGCAGATGCAGCCCAGTTACGGGCCCGCTCCTATTCAGGAATTGACGCACCGGAGCATTGCCCTCGTGGAGCAAATTTCCGCCGGCCTCTCCTCGCCCATCCTGATGCCCCGCCTCATGATGACACTTGGAACGGAGGCCCAAGTTCAGGCTCTCGTGGACACGCACACTTCCTTGACCGCGCTCGATCATGCTCAGACCATGCACCGCAGCCCCGATCTGCGCCCGGAGACCTTTGAAGCCGCAGCACTCGATGAGACAGCCCGCGAAGTGGACGTCCCCGCCCTTCTGGACTTTTACCGGCGCGAAGCCGTAGCGGCAGGTGCGGTGGTTCTTACAGGGCACGCCGTCACGGAAGTTGAAGCTGCGGGTACTGGCTTCACGGCGACGGCTGGTGGGCAGAAGTTCACAGCCCGGATAGTGGTTAATGCGGCCGGGGCATGGGCAGACGACGTGGCGCGGATGGCGGGTGCCCGCCCACGTGGTCTGAGGCCCTACCGGCGCAGCGTGGCCATCGTTCCCACTCAATTCCCAGTGGATCCGGCCGGGCCCATGGTGGAGCCAGCCGATGAGTCCTTCTACTACAGGCCCGACGGCGGGCACCTCCTGATCTCCCCTTGTGAGAGCGTCCTGGCCGAGCCAGGTGACGCACAAGTGGTGGAGGCAGACATCGCCCAACTGATCCAGCGCATTGATGCCGTGACCACTCTGGGGATCACCGGCGTCGTCCGGGCATGGACGGGGCTGCGCACCCAGCCGGCCGACGGATTGCCGGTGGTGGGAATGGATGCTGACGTGCCCAACTTTTTCTGGCTGGCCGGGCAGAGCGGCTACGGTATTCAAACGTCGGCGGCACTGGCCACTATGGCTGCGCAGCTAGTCACCGGGACACTACCTGATGAGGACAGCGCGTTGGCCGCTTCGCTGAGTCCTCAGCGTGCTGGACTGAACTAG